The following proteins come from a genomic window of Mauremys mutica isolate MM-2020 ecotype Southern chromosome 7, ASM2049712v1, whole genome shotgun sequence:
- the ZNF365 gene encoding protein ZNF365: MQQNTFEESRHPWQESFENVSICMPFRCPRCGDHTRFRSLSSLRAHLEYNHRYEERSLLTKCNLFSSLKDADLLSSSETMTQGKLGNTSNAIKQKPLYINFDDTSHENPKNRKSLEVEAERPVSFVANYGSADFTDNQISKPGVPTTDSKASFEAHVREKFNRMVEAVDKTIEKRIDKLTKDLAQKTAELLEVRAAFAQLSQKKQEVQRRERDLNRQVDVAVEMIAVLKQRLTESEEELHRKEEEVVTFNHFLEEAAEKEVRGKAKLQHFIENLLQRVDLAERQLEYYQNQQIMCNYNDLNEHMFTDLSSNKKSRCLSRGNQHGSYNIPDAKPHSLQKGRMFLKKTKDEKNSIQPVIFFYEPVDCSRELWRPQKKGEPVSAARKVNSKSKQGKKSK, translated from the exons ATGCAACAGAACACTTTTGAAGAAAGCAGACACCCCTGGCAGGAATCATTTGAAAATGTCAGTATCTGCATGCCATTTCGTTGCCCACGATGTGGTGACCACACTAGATTCAGAAGCCTTTCTTCTCTGAGGGCACATCTGGAGTATAATCATAGGTATGAAGAAAGAAGCCTTCTGACAAAATGCAACCTATTTTCTTCCCTCAAAGATGCAGACTTGCTCTCTTCCTCAGAGACCATGACTCAAGGAAAACTGGGGAACACCAGCAAtgcaataaaacaaaaaccattATACATAAATTTTGATGACACATCACATGAGAACCCAAAGAACAGAAAATCACTGGAGGTGGAAGCTGAAAGGCCTGTCTCTTTTGTGGCAAATTACGGGTCAGCTGACTTCACAGATAATCAGATTTCTAAACCTGGGGTTCCAACAACAGACTCCAAAGCCTCTTTTGAGGCACACGTACGAGAAAAGTTTAATAGGATGGTAGAAGCTGTAGATAAAACAATAGAGAAGAGAATTGACAAGCTTACCAAAGACTTGGCCCAAAAAACTGCTGAGCTGTTGGAAGTTCGGGCGGCTTTTGCGCAGCTGTCTCAGAAGAAACAGGAAGTTCAGAGGCGAGAGAGGGACCTGAACAGACAGGTGGATGTTGCAGTTGAGATGATTGCTGTACTGAAGCAACGTCTTACAGAGTCTGAGGAAGAACTTCACAGGAAAGAAGA AGAGGTTGTTACTTTTAACCACTTCCTGGAAGAGGCAGCTGAGAAAGAGGTCCGTGGGAAAGCCAAGCTCCAACACTTCATTGAGAATTTGTTGCAGCGGGTTGATCTGGCAGAACGACAACTAGAATATTATCAAAATCAGCAGATAATGTGCAATTACAATGATCTCAATGAACACATG TTTACAGACCTCTCATCAAATAAGAAATCCAGATGCCT aagccGAGGAAATCAGCATGGTTCATATAATATACCTGATGCAAAACCTCATTCCCTTCAGAAAGGTAGAATGTTCCTAAAGAAAACCAAGGATGAGAAGAACAGCATCCAGCCAGTTATATTCTTCTATGAGCCTGTCGACTGCTCAAGAGAGCTATGGAGGCCACAGAAAAAGGGTGAACCAGTGAGTGCTGCCCGAAAGGTGAATTCAAAATCCAAGCAGGGTAAAAAAAGCAAATAG